The Chryseobacterium indicum genome includes a window with the following:
- a CDS encoding murein L,D-transpeptidase catalytic domain-containing protein, which translates to MIEPSISEISKQENKPEIDLNKTKSKAEEALTFCKSSKFNTDFCILIDMSLHSGVKRLVVWDFKTNSASKKYLVGHGCGNNQWSSDESKDHPEFSNEDGSHLSSLGKYKIQGRGYSDWGIHVKYLMHGLEKTNSNSLQRFIVFHSWNLMNDEEVFPKGSPEGWGCPTISNNAMKEIDPMLQKSKKPVLMWIYN; encoded by the coding sequence ATGATTGAACCATCAATTTCAGAAATCTCAAAGCAGGAAAATAAGCCTGAAATTGATTTAAATAAAACGAAATCGAAAGCTGAAGAAGCGCTTACATTCTGCAAATCCAGCAAATTCAATACAGATTTTTGTATTCTGATTGATATGAGTCTGCATTCCGGAGTGAAAAGACTGGTTGTGTGGGATTTTAAAACGAATTCTGCCTCAAAAAAATATCTGGTTGGTCATGGTTGCGGAAATAATCAGTGGAGCAGTGACGAATCAAAAGATCATCCAGAGTTCAGCAATGAAGACGGAAGCCACCTTTCATCACTCGGAAAATACAAAATTCAGGGACGAGGTTACAGCGACTGGGGAATTCATGTAAAATATCTGATGCACGGTCTGGAAAAAACCAACAGCAATTCGCTGCAACGATTCATTGTTTTTCATTCCTGGAATCTGATGAACGATGAAGAAGTCTTCCCGAAAGGTTCTCCTGAAGGTTGGGGCTGTCCTACCATATCCAATAATGCGATGAAAGAGATAGATCCGATGCTTCAGAAATCTAAAAAGCCCGTTCTGATGTGGATTTATAATTAA